In Xiphophorus couchianus chromosome 24, X_couchianus-1.0, whole genome shotgun sequence, a single genomic region encodes these proteins:
- the LOC114140593 gene encoding cysteinyl leukotriene receptor 2-like isoform X2: MQTFHFSFMLTAVSSSLESEWLAGNTTAPNSSINTRTCPHDDDEFKYNAYIFTYFLVFPVAFLCNILALVVFFRQKKRRRKPAYVIMVNLALSDGSFSLTLPLRLAYYMNKGHWSFPDWVCRLCVYTFYVNLYSSILFLTFLSLLRWFSIVYPLQHKKVKSFKLALLTCLGIWLFVAVSSLPFLGSGVNKRGGIPRCFEPATPQSWSRILSMNYVALIFGFVLPFFTIILCCTKIIHCLTHPHYSQDPKTRMKLRKKNQRSVHLLIMVIATFLLCFLPYHVIRTLHLYAVNGGWNCGVTNLLQRAVAITLCMAASNSVVNPLLYYYSTKNFKEDIEHTRLDISKRLSFRSGSLRSTGRAGSLKVKTQQGLSIKAEDMEQSPLKTQHPATDQQIQITEKHLGLEETCD; the protein is encoded by the exons atgcaaacatttcatttcagcttCATGCTAACAGCTGTTAGCTCCAGCCTAGAGTCTG AATGGCTGGCCGGCAACACGACCGCCCCAAACAGCAGCATCAACACGCGGACCTGTCCCCATGACGACGACGAATTCAAATACAACGCCTACATCTTTACCTACTTCCTGGTGTTCCCCGTGGCGTTCCTCTGCAACATCTTAGCACTGGTGGTCTTCTTCAGGCAGAAGAAACGCAG GAGGAAGCCTGCCTATGTGATCATGGTGAACCTCGCGCTGTCTGACGGCAGCTTCTCCCTCACCCTGCCTCTGCGACTGGCGTACTACATGAACAAGGGCCACTGGTCCTTTCCTGACTGGGTCTGCAGACTCTGTGTCTACACCTTCTACGTCAATCTCTACTCCAG CATCCTATTCCTCACGTTCCTGAGCCTCCTCCGCTGGTTTTCCATCGTCTATCCACTACAACATAAGAAAGTGAAAAGCTTCAAGTTAGCCTTACTGACGTGTCTGGGAATCTGGCTATTTGTGGCCGTGTCCTCTCTGCCCTTCCTAGGCAGCGGCGTTAATAAAAG AGGTGGAATACCTCGCTGCTTTGAGCCGGCGACTCCACAGTCTTGGTCCCGCATCCTCAGCATGAACTACGTGGCGTTGATTTTTGGATTTGTGCTGCCGTTCTTCACCATCATCCTGTGTTGCACCAAGATCATCCACTGTCTGACACACCCACATTATTCTCAGGACCCGAAAACGCGCATGAAGTTAAGGAAGAAAAACCAGCGCTCAGTGCACCTGCTCATCATGGTGATAGCGACCTTCCTGCTCTGCTTCCTGCCCTACCACGTGATCCGGACCCTGCACCTTTACGCCGTGAACGGCGGCTGGAACTGTGGCGTCACCAACCTGCTGCAGAGAGCCGTGGCGATAACGCTGTGCATGGCGGCGTCCAACAGCGTGGTCAACCCGCTGCTGTACTACTACTCCACCAAGAACTTCAAGGAAGACATTGAGCACACTCGCTTAGATATCAGTAAACGGCTGTCTTTCAGAAGTGGCTCTTTAAGATCCACTGGACGGGCCGGGTCGTTGAAAGTTAAAACCCAACAGGGTCTGTCCATAAAAGCAGAGGATATGGAGCAGAGTCcgttaaaaacacaacatcctGCTACAGACCAGCAGATCCAAATAACTGAGAAACATTTGGGATTGGAGGAGACCTGTGACTGA
- the LOC114140593 gene encoding cysteinyl leukotriene receptor 2-like isoform X1 — MAGPDRNRTGTWMKELQAEPAAWLEEWLAGNTTAPNSSINTRTCPHDDDEFKYNAYIFTYFLVFPVAFLCNILALVVFFRQKKRRRKPAYVIMVNLALSDGSFSLTLPLRLAYYMNKGHWSFPDWVCRLCVYTFYVNLYSSILFLTFLSLLRWFSIVYPLQHKKVKSFKLALLTCLGIWLFVAVSSLPFLGSGVNKRGGIPRCFEPATPQSWSRILSMNYVALIFGFVLPFFTIILCCTKIIHCLTHPHYSQDPKTRMKLRKKNQRSVHLLIMVIATFLLCFLPYHVIRTLHLYAVNGGWNCGVTNLLQRAVAITLCMAASNSVVNPLLYYYSTKNFKEDIEHTRLDISKRLSFRSGSLRSTGRAGSLKVKTQQGLSIKAEDMEQSPLKTQHPATDQQIQITEKHLGLEETCD, encoded by the exons AATGGCTGGCCGGCAACACGACCGCCCCAAACAGCAGCATCAACACGCGGACCTGTCCCCATGACGACGACGAATTCAAATACAACGCCTACATCTTTACCTACTTCCTGGTGTTCCCCGTGGCGTTCCTCTGCAACATCTTAGCACTGGTGGTCTTCTTCAGGCAGAAGAAACGCAG GAGGAAGCCTGCCTATGTGATCATGGTGAACCTCGCGCTGTCTGACGGCAGCTTCTCCCTCACCCTGCCTCTGCGACTGGCGTACTACATGAACAAGGGCCACTGGTCCTTTCCTGACTGGGTCTGCAGACTCTGTGTCTACACCTTCTACGTCAATCTCTACTCCAG CATCCTATTCCTCACGTTCCTGAGCCTCCTCCGCTGGTTTTCCATCGTCTATCCACTACAACATAAGAAAGTGAAAAGCTTCAAGTTAGCCTTACTGACGTGTCTGGGAATCTGGCTATTTGTGGCCGTGTCCTCTCTGCCCTTCCTAGGCAGCGGCGTTAATAAAAG AGGTGGAATACCTCGCTGCTTTGAGCCGGCGACTCCACAGTCTTGGTCCCGCATCCTCAGCATGAACTACGTGGCGTTGATTTTTGGATTTGTGCTGCCGTTCTTCACCATCATCCTGTGTTGCACCAAGATCATCCACTGTCTGACACACCCACATTATTCTCAGGACCCGAAAACGCGCATGAAGTTAAGGAAGAAAAACCAGCGCTCAGTGCACCTGCTCATCATGGTGATAGCGACCTTCCTGCTCTGCTTCCTGCCCTACCACGTGATCCGGACCCTGCACCTTTACGCCGTGAACGGCGGCTGGAACTGTGGCGTCACCAACCTGCTGCAGAGAGCCGTGGCGATAACGCTGTGCATGGCGGCGTCCAACAGCGTGGTCAACCCGCTGCTGTACTACTACTCCACCAAGAACTTCAAGGAAGACATTGAGCACACTCGCTTAGATATCAGTAAACGGCTGTCTTTCAGAAGTGGCTCTTTAAGATCCACTGGACGGGCCGGGTCGTTGAAAGTTAAAACCCAACAGGGTCTGTCCATAAAAGCAGAGGATATGGAGCAGAGTCcgttaaaaacacaacatcctGCTACAGACCAGCAGATCCAAATAACTGAGAAACATTTGGGATTGGAGGAGACCTGTGACTGA